The following proteins come from a genomic window of Clostridium cylindrosporum DSM 605:
- a CDS encoding helix-turn-helix transcriptional regulator, with amino-acid sequence MKLSKRQEEIIELVKEHQPITSEQLAERLSVTRAALRPDLAILTMTGILEARPKVGYLYSNNKGNSIVYDYIKEITVGEIKSSPTIVNEDTNLHEAIVQLFLDDAGTMFIENNGYITGAVSRKDFLKVALGNTDIHRVPVGIIMTRMPNIITVSDEDTAYEAARKIIEHQVDSLPVVEKVVDKDGKEHAKITGKVSKTNITKLFVKLGSS; translated from the coding sequence ATCAAACTTTCAAAGCGCCAAGAAGAAATAATCGAGTTAGTTAAGGAACATCAACCAATAACAAGCGAACAGTTAGCAGAAAGGCTGAGTGTTACAAGAGCTGCTTTAAGACCTGATCTTGCAATACTAACTATGACTGGGATACTTGAGGCGAGACCTAAGGTTGGTTATCTTTACTCAAATAATAAAGGAAATAGCATAGTTTATGATTATATAAAGGAAATAACAGTAGGAGAGATTAAGTCAAGTCCAACTATTGTTAATGAAGATACAAACCTTCATGAAGCAATTGTTCAGCTTTTTCTAGATGATGCTGGAACAATGTTCATTGAGAATAATGGTTATATAACAGGAGCTGTTTCAAGAAAAGATTTTCTTAAAGTTGCTTTAGGAAATACTGATATTCATCGGGTTCCTGTTGGAATTATAATGACAAGAATGCCAAATATAATTACAGTATCAGATGAGGATACAGCATATGAGGCAGCTAGGAAAATAATAGAGCATCAAGTAGACAGCTTACCAGTTGTAGAGAAAGTTGTAGACAAGGATGGAAAAGAACACGCTAAGATAACAGGAAAGGTTTCTAAGACAAACATTACGAAACTGTTTGTAAAGCTAGGTTCAAGTTAA
- a CDS encoding DUF4342 domain-containing protein, producing the protein MEEATLEKIDIIRQRFGVSYEEAKKALEDNKGDLVETLIYMEQNKKGFSEVFTEKGNDLLETVKNIIEKGNVNRIKIKKGEKVLVDIPVTAGVAAGAISLLYTPILAIGAVTTIIAELKIEIERPNGEIEVLSNIIKKKSGGFKNTFEELTKKAMEKAEVARDKTERIVKLAMDKSSNIIYEADDKMIEIKTNTIDKED; encoded by the coding sequence ATGGAAGAAGCTACTTTAGAGAAAATAGACATTATAAGACAAAGATTTGGTGTAAGCTATGAAGAGGCAAAAAAAGCTTTAGAAGATAACAAAGGGGATTTAGTTGAAACTCTTATATACATGGAACAAAATAAAAAAGGCTTTAGTGAGGTTTTTACTGAAAAGGGAAATGATTTGCTTGAAACTGTAAAAAACATTATTGAAAAGGGTAATGTAAATAGAATTAAAATTAAAAAAGGTGAAAAAGTATTAGTAGATATACCTGTGACAGCTGGAGTAGCGGCTGGGGCCATATCTTTATTATATACCCCAATTCTTGCAATTGGTGCTGTAACTACAATTATAGCTGAGCTAAAGATTGAGATAGAAAGACCAAATGGAGAAATTGAGGTTTTGTCAAATATAATTAAGAAAAAGTCAGGTGGATTTAAAAATACATTCGAAGAACTTACAAAAAAAGCTATGGAAAAAGCAGAAGTAGCAAGAGATAAAACAGAAAGAATTGTAAAGCTTGCTATGGATAAAAGTAGTAATATTATCTATGAAGCCGATGACAAGATGATTGAAATTAAAACAAATACGATAGATAAAGAAGATTAG
- the recO gene encoding DNA repair protein RecO — MSFVKVQGVVISARNINDSDKIITLLSDKLGKIDIVANGCRKPKSRFMASVQMFCYGEYVLTTGKNLHTLKESNILESFQGIILNLDKVAYGSYFLELIDNLIEKDMKNVHLLALTLKTLYILLHGDISLLPLLRVTFDFKAISLAGYMPQVFRCVNCGDSNGPYVFSAASGGILCKKCVDTKELTLTAQELNLLQTLKNIKLEDLHNLNVSSVLVMNIQNMISFYIRNYIEREFKSLQLLKVLS; from the coding sequence TTGTCATTTGTAAAGGTTCAAGGAGTAGTAATTAGTGCTAGAAATATAAATGATAGTGACAAGATTATCACACTTCTTTCTGATAAGCTTGGAAAAATTGATATAGTTGCAAATGGATGTAGAAAACCTAAAAGTAGATTTATGGCATCTGTTCAAATGTTTTGTTATGGAGAATATGTATTGACAACAGGTAAAAATCTACATACGTTAAAAGAGAGCAATATTTTAGAATCTTTTCAAGGTATAATATTAAATTTAGATAAAGTAGCATATGGTAGTTATTTTTTAGAACTTATAGATAACTTGATTGAAAAAGATATGAAAAATGTACACCTTTTAGCACTAACTTTAAAGACTCTTTATATATTATTACATGGGGATATATCATTATTACCACTTTTGCGAGTAACATTTGATTTTAAGGCTATTTCACTAGCAGGCTATATGCCTCAAGTTTTTAGATGTGTAAATTGTGGGGATTCTAATGGACCATATGTATTTTCTGCTGCCTCTGGGGGAATATTGTGCAAAAAATGCGTTGATACTAAAGAACTTACTCTTACAGCTCAGGAACTAAATTTGTTGCAAACTTTAAAGAACATAAAATTAGAAGATTTGCATAACCTAAATGTTAGTAGTGTTCTAGTAATGAATATACAGAATATGATAAGCTTCTATATAAGGAATTACATAGAAAGAGAATTTAAAAGCTTACAGCTTCTAAAGGTACTTTCTTGA